A window of the Streptomyces luomodiensis genome harbors these coding sequences:
- the ald gene encoding alanine dehydrogenase, with product MKVGIPREVKNNEFRVAITPAGVHELVRGGHEVVVEQSAGLGSSITDEEYIAAGARILDTADEVWAAADLLLKVKEPIAEEYHRLRKDQTLFTYLHLAASRACTDALLESGTTAIAYETVETAGRALPLLAPMSEVAGRIAPQVGAYHLMRSAGGRGVLPAGVPGVAAARAVVIGGGVSGWSAAQIAIGMGFHVTLLDKDINKLREADRIFGNRVQTIASNAYELEKAVLDADLVIGAVLIPGAKAPKLVSNEMVSRMKPGSVLVDIAIDQGGCFEDSHPTTHAEPTFTVHDSVFYCVANMPGAVPNTSTHALTNATLPYIVELANRGWRDALRRDAALAKGLNTHEGQVVYGPVAEAHELPAVELSALIG from the coding sequence GTGAAGGTCGGTATTCCCCGCGAGGTCAAGAACAACGAGTTCCGTGTGGCCATCACCCCCGCTGGTGTGCACGAGCTGGTCCGAGGCGGCCATGAGGTCGTCGTGGAGCAGAGCGCGGGCCTCGGCTCCTCCATCACGGACGAGGAGTACATCGCCGCCGGCGCGCGCATCCTCGACACGGCCGACGAGGTCTGGGCCGCCGCCGACCTGCTGCTGAAGGTCAAGGAGCCCATCGCGGAGGAATACCACCGGCTGCGCAAGGACCAGACGCTCTTCACCTATCTGCACCTGGCCGCCTCCCGGGCCTGCACGGACGCGCTGCTGGAGTCCGGCACCACCGCCATCGCCTACGAGACCGTCGAGACCGCCGGCCGCGCGCTGCCGCTGCTCGCGCCGATGTCCGAGGTCGCGGGCCGGATCGCGCCGCAGGTCGGCGCGTACCACCTGATGCGGTCGGCCGGCGGCCGCGGTGTGCTGCCCGCCGGGGTGCCGGGGGTGGCCGCCGCGCGGGCCGTCGTCATCGGCGGTGGCGTCTCCGGGTGGAGCGCCGCCCAGATCGCCATCGGCATGGGCTTCCACGTCACGCTGCTCGACAAGGACATCAACAAGCTGCGCGAGGCCGACCGGATCTTCGGCAACCGGGTGCAGACCATCGCCTCCAACGCCTATGAGCTGGAGAAGGCCGTCCTCGACGCCGACCTGGTCATCGGCGCCGTGCTCATCCCGGGGGCCAAGGCGCCCAAGCTGGTCAGCAACGAGATGGTGTCCCGGATGAAGCCGGGAAGTGTCCTTGTCGACATCGCGATCGACCAGGGCGGCTGCTTCGAGGACTCCCACCCCACCACCCACGCCGAGCCGACCTTCACGGTCCACGACTCGGTCTTCTACTGCGTCGCCAACATGCCCGGCGCGGTTCCGAACACCTCCACCCACGCGCTCACCAACGCGACGCTTCCGTACATCGTGGAGCTGGCCAACCGCGGTTGGCGGGACGCGCTGCGCCGGGACGCCGCGCTGGCCAAGGGGCTCAACACCCATGAGGGGCAGGTCGTCTACGGCCCGGTCGCCGAGGCGCACGAGCTGCCCGCCGTCGAACTGAGCGCGCTGATCGGCTGA